Genomic window (Vigna unguiculata cultivar IT97K-499-35 chromosome 10, ASM411807v1, whole genome shotgun sequence):
AAATGGGAAAGACCACAGACTATGATCGAGGTACAGAGCTTCTTGGGATTGGCCAGATATTACAGGAGATTTATGGAGGGGTTCTTTAAAATGATGAGTCCTTTGACTCAACTTACCACAAAAGATTAACCTTTCTCCTGGACAGAAAAACGTGAAGAATGTTTCGAGGAGATGAAGAGGAGGTTGACTACCGCTCCGGTACATGTTATTCCAGATACTAGTAAACATTTTAAAGTATACTACGATGCATCATATCAGGGTTAGGGTTGTGTACTAATGCAGGAGAAGAGGCCAGTAGCCTATGCTTCTAGACAATTAAAGGtacatgagaagaactaccctacCCATGACTTAGAATTGGCTGCTGTAGTGTTTGCTCTTAAGACATGGAGACACTACTTGTATGGCTCCCAGTTCAAGGTTTTCAGCGATCACAAAAGCCTGAAATACctatttgatcagaaggagttgaatatgaggcagCGGTGATGGATGGAGTATCTCaaggactatgattttgaattactttACCATCCTGGTAAAGCAAATGTAGTTGTGGATGCCTTGAGTCAGAAAAGGATGCATATATCAGCAATGATGGTGAAGGAGCTGGAATTTGATTGAGAAGCTCAGGGATATGAACCTGGGGATACAGTTGGGGGAAGATTCCATCAGATGCAGTGTTCTGACACTAACGAGTGATATCTTGGAGACTATCCAAGATTAGCAAAGGAATGATGCCGAGCTGCAACAATTTGTTAGCTGGTTAGGAATTGAGAAAGGGAAGGATTACACGATGGGATCAGATGGCATCCTGCGATTAGGATATAGAATTTGCGTGCCGGGAAATTGGAGATTGAGGAAGCAGATTCTATAGGAGGGGCAcaaaagtcgtcttagcatacaccctggtatgactaagatgtatcaggaCCTGAAGCTGTCCTTCTGGTGGAATGGGATGAAAACTGATGTTGTCGACTTTGTGGCATCATGCTTGGTGTGTCAAAAGGCCAAGATTGAACACCAGCGACCAGGGGGTACACTAGAGCCGTTAGACATCTCgtagtggaaatgggatagtattACCATGGACTTCATGACTCACTTACTGAGGTCTATTAAAGGGCATGATTCAATTTGAGTGATAGTAGACAGGTTGACTAAATGTGCACATTTCCTCGCCATTAATCAGAAGTGGTCCTTGGACAAGTTGGCCGAGTTGTATGTACGAGAAGTGGTCAAGTTGCATGGTGTGCCAACCAGTATAGTATCCGACAGAGACCCAAGATTCACATCTCGTTTTTGGCTGTCGCTACAGGCAGCATTGGGGACCCAGTTGAGGATGAGTTTTGCATATTATCCCCAAACTGATGGGCAGTCAGAGCGGACGATCCAGTCATTGGAGGATCTTTTACGAGCTTGTGTGTTGGATCACATGGGAAGTTGGAGTTAGATGCTTCCATTGGTGGAATTCACTTACAATAACAATTATCACTCTAGTATCGGTATGGCACCGTATGAGGCTTTGTATGGGCGACGATGCAGGACACCTCTATGTTAGAACCAGGATGGTGAATCCTTGGTTTTGGGTCCAGAGTTCTTACAACAGACTTCAGAGAAGGTCAAGGcgatttgtaacatccctactggaaattacttgattaaaatgaatcaataaaataaataagaatagataaattcaaatgttatactttattattcccaaaatgcgagaaaatttaaaacattattaatcGTGCCATAATTTAAATAACGATAAATAGTAActttattacaagttccaaaattcGACAAGACAATGAAAATCATAAGAAAATCCCTAGCTCAAaatccccaagctagccctttCTCCGCCTCGGGTGTTagcagcatcacctgtatcatcaactgctcccgtgtaaagaattacacgatcatcgccaagcacaaacaaaaagggtgagctcaaaagaatataagaaacataaaaattaaataatataaatacacccAATTATATTCGCATAGTTAAACCATGGTCACATCCTTAATACCCTTAAGGCTTTTAAACCTCCAATTTAACAACAAagttagccatggactcaggattcatgatgctcccacgaacctgcCCATTCGTGGTTCTGCCTCtatgaaccttcccgctcgtagtcctactctacggacttGCAcgcccatagtccaacacatgtgatccactagctacgtacctccccgcacgaaAGATCTCTCAactgtgagcacgaaacatacaaacctacctcgctcgtatccccacaggagagtaattgagtatgaacctccccgctcatatcatcacatgtcaaccACCATCCAAGAACCTatccgctcatggcacaacatctcctgatccacaTTCTCATCAATGCGTACAAACAATACACACCAACTACACtaaactcgcttgggctagaagctttagcttaagcgaccaggcctgtctcgcttaggctaagctttctcgcttgagcgagcgtGCTACCATGGCTTACTTGTaaagtctcgcttaggcgagctcatctcgcttgggcgagatatCCCATCGCTCAACACCAAcacctctcgcctaggcggcgagACAATAGAACACACAGTCATCAATCACGATTTCTCACTTAGACGAGTacttctcgcctgagcaaggTACTCTATCACTCAAAGCATGGGctactcgcctgagcgagaccctcgaGCCCAACCTCCAAACCtctcgatttctcgcttaggcgagatactctcgcctgagcgagctgctctcgcctgagtgagttGCTCGAACAAAACCAGAATTCTAGTCTCTGCTATttttgcctaggcgagcctcactcgcctgagcgaaaatatcAGACGCCTCCTCTATTTACAcaccaaaacaccaaaaaaccATACCCAAACCACAATCAATAATTCCAAACAAACCAAAAACCAATAATTCCAAACAAACCAAAAACCATGCACACTTCGTATGGACCTTATTTAGAACCAATTTAACCACAATTTTGAGATTGGAGATAACATAATCATAAACCCAAATAATACCTCTATCATACTCATCCAGGGTATAAAGTATTGTtcaataacatcaaattaacaATCTTTCCAATTCATAACACATAGGCATGAGAATTCATGGCAAACAAGCATAAAATTTTGAGAATAGAACTCCTAATCATGCACATAACCTAATACATGAaaatagctccccttacctggaaatccTTGCTTCAAATGGTTGCCTAACCCTAGCTTTGTGATATCTAAGAACCCTCTTTTGCTTTCCCAATCAAAATACAGGTTTGCTCTCAAATCCTAAATTCACCTTTCCACTCAGAATTCGTGCTCCCTTCCCACTCTAGGTTTCAGACTTCAAAAACCCTCTTAATTGCCTAAATCTCCCTTGTATATGGCTCCTAATTGTGGTAAAAAGATATAAAACGAAAAATGGCCTTTTTAATGTCTATTATTACCTTTCATAGACCATTATGGCTGTTTTTCCCAACTCCTGCCCAATGTCTCTAAGGTTTctccaccctttcacattcaactcACAATtacattaacaaaaataaagaaatcaatTTCGTTCTCAACAatgtttgaacacacaaccatggTATCACAAGACAAGTgaacaaccaattcaaccaaatcatgtttgtgataatttctataattctataattatgttatcactcAACTTAATCAtgcatatcattaaaattaaaataattcaaacaacacacaaatagcatacataggactcgaacccaagtcctttcacacatttaagtactctcaaccacttaagctagtacttttccacgtcacaacaATTAATATCAAATGCCATAAAagcttctactacccgcatttattaaataattatttatttaattatttaaatttatcgggtcttacattctccccaccTCAAAAATTGGACTTACTAAGAAACTAGAGCATTAGTCACTCCAAATGGCATTACTACATACTCGTAATATCCATACCTCGACCTGAATGCTATCTTCTGGACGTCTTCCGGTTTGACCAAGATTTGATGGTATCTATACCTCAagtcaattttggaaaacaCATATGCCCCTCTTAGTTGATCAAGCAAATCATCGTCCTCGGTAGTAGGTACTTGTTCTTTATCGTCGGTTTATTCAACTGCCGGTAGTCTACACATAACCgagaactcccatccttctttttCACTAATAACACAGGAGCTCCCCATGGCGAGGCACTCGGTCTGATAAACTTTTTTCTCTAGCAGTTCCTCGATCTGCTTTTTCAACTCTGCCAACTCTGCTGGTCACATTCTATAAGGAGCCGCCGACACTGGACCCGCTCTAGGGATTAGATCAATAGAGAAATCTATGTCCCTGCTAGGTGGCAATTCAGGTATTTCATCGGGAAAAACGTCGGCATAGTCGTCGACTACCGGTATACTTCTAATATATTCTtctaagtttttcttttctccatGAGCCACTATCATGAAGCAAGTAGCTCCTTCTTCGATCTCCTTTAAGGCTCTATGAGTTGAGATCAACTTAATCCCTTCCGATTCTGGGACCACCACTCTGCGTCGTCCGCAATCAATGACAGTGTGATTACTTGACAATCAGTCCATTCCCAATATCACATCCAGTCCCTCCAAAGGCAAGCATACTAGGTTCACCTTGAATCACCTGCCCTCTACCTCCATCGAGCATCCAACACAGGTAGAATTAGTTGAAACTTGTCCAGATGCTGGTTTTGATACTATTAATTCGCATCCCAGATCATAAGTCGACAATCCCAGCTTCTTCACGCAGTCGTGAGATATGAAAGAGTGCGAAGCTCCTGAATCAAACAACACTAACACCTGGTTACCCAACAACAAGCAAAAGTCGAGTATAAGGCTACCTGACTGAGTGGCCTCCATGATtaaactttataattaaaataaagtgtgTATACAGGCAAATTGAATTTGGCCTTGTAACtgaaagtaataaaatgtaataaatattaattcaaaatttgttgagtcataaatgaatgaataatttaaaataaaatattttattgattcaaataatcataacaaaaataatagtaattataatagtattataataGCAAATATGTTAGACAACTGGTATATTAGAAAATACAAATTACTAAGGGGTACATTTCTTTAACAAACTCAAGCGTGATTTTTaggaatttatatgttttgctctttagtgtccCCATTCTCACCGTCTTCAACAGTTGTAGTAGTACTAAAGTCTCATAAAAATAGTACATTGTAATACAAGTGCAACGATCACATCAAAATATTACCCTCTATATAACTAAGCAcagtataaaaaatttaattaagaggaaaatatgaaaagttCAGGATGAGGGGTAGTCCATGAAACCTAATCAAATTACATATTCAAATGTCATATTAATGCATTTTGTATTCTGATATacttggataattttttttccatattgtgtttatattttggttatagacattggaaataaaaatataaagcattacatattttttaatatgaaacatGAGGAGAATAACTTGttctacttatttttaatttttatttcaaatttttctaGACAAAAATGCAAACCAACATGAGTGAAATATGCGTTAATTATTATAAACGTATTCAAttcttttatgtaaaaaaacCACCACAATCTAATGTCTCTTGAGTGGGTAAATCCAAGCAAGTAAAATTGGCTAGAATCATCAACACAAACTGATGTATCAGTGTAAAATTATAGTCTAAGAGAACCTTTCAGAGCAAGGATAATTTCCACAGCATCCACAAAGCATATGTGTACATATTGTGTCGTAGAATAATTATGAAACATGAAACGACCACAGAAAATGAAGATACAAAGCCTTTGCTTTTGTGGCCACCCACCAATGCCAAATATCTCTTATAGTACTTCACGCTCATTGCATGATTAGATGTTCTACCAGTAAATGTAAATTTGCTcgtccatcatcatcatcaccttaGAATAGATAGAACATATAAGACTGTGAAATCTTCGGTATTTAAATATAATCCCCTTAATACATGTGCACCTGTGAGTAcataaaaagatgaaagaagAAAGTTAATAGTTAACAGAAAGTAATTGAGTGATGAATACATATAGTATTGTAGTACATACTCAAATAGATGCTAACAggaaaagagatgaaaaaagaAGTTGCCTTTGACATTCAATAACATGGGGCACTTAAGGGAATTTCCTATTCTAACATACCAGATACTTAAATAAAGGAacaatttcacataaaaaatgtataacacACATACACAGTTTTAGTTCAACCTAGTTGTTATccaaactaaattttttttatacatactAAATTCACTAATTGTGGAAAAAGGGGAGGTAAAAGTTTATAGGAAATATCTAATAGAATACAGAATAAAAAGCCTCTAACTATTAATCGATGAAATAATTCTTATTCATCTCGATGAATAACTAATagaatacaatataaaataagtttcattTATCTCCATCAATATAAATGTTGTCATGTGAGCACCAATATTCATAATACATGTTGATAATCCATTTCCAAAAAGTGTTGCAATATCGGTCAAGTCAAATAAAACCTTACAAAAATGTTAGAAGCTAATTAAGAAATCTTGACAAAGAAATCActtccaaatttatcatattttgtattaattctTCTCCACCAACCCCGTTCtacaaataaatttcataatgcATCAGAATCACAATTCTTGATATAGATTAAAGATATCATGACCATTATAGCACAAAGGATTTCTAAACCAAGAGAAGAAAGTCTGAGAGTACAAAAATTTGAACAAAATCATATGCAACAACTTCCAACCGTAAGACTTGGTTTTATTTGAAAAGTAAGGTTATAATATTATCAAGAGCAGCAACAAAACAATTACAACCACAATGATGATTATGTATCATCTCAGTCATTAATAGTAATTTATACCTGCAATCATCATATGAAGTTATAACAGCAAGTCCCTATATggtaaaaaattaagtttgggtCCATTCTAAAATGAAttcaaatagaaaaacaaagcCATTAATCGACGTCAATAACCATGTCTACCAAAAAAAGTAGCtataaaattatcaacaaaacaataaaaaattaaaagagaataatAAAATGCCGATACCATCATGAAACTATACTTACTTTCAAATCATTAGAAAGTTTTAAACCAATGTGGGGTTTGTGTGTGTCGTAAACCAatgtggttgtggttgtggttctTTTGTTGTGCTCATACCTGATTGTACCCTCTTACTCACCCCACCAGAGTGCAGAGGAATTTTGTTGGATGCTATTGCATCTTCATTTCATCCTATAAATTAATCACATTGTTAATGTTGTCACTCCTTGGCAAAAGATTTTTTATGCTGGTCAAACCTGAAATTAGAGGGTGAAATTAAAGAAGGACATTACATTCATTGAATGTGTTGGGATGTAGGACCACTAATTTAACCAATTTTATTTACCATTGAATGAACACTTTGATTGAATCATTTTGTTGTCAAGTAGAAAGGTATGCTTGGATTATGTTTGTCCACACAAACATGATCATATATCacttgaaaatattttcatataccAAAGTAAAAAGTCTATTCCATGTTTAAGACTTCGATTtgtataataatatgtatagtGAAAATCACACTACACCTAATAAGTGAATGAAAGATTATCATGACCAAATCCATTGTTGATTGAATACAGTTATACAAAACACAAACTATAagtataatagttttttttttgcttatgcacacaaaaatagaagaaataattaatgaaaatttattaaagttgaCAAATAGTGAATACTAATCCAATTGTGCCATAGATAAAGCCTGAAATAGTTGTGACCACAACAATAGCACTGGATTATAAGTGAGAAAAAACATGGACAATTACCTCTGCATCAAGGATAACATCTTTGACATGTGGATGTGTGAATTGCTTTCGCTTTGCATCATCATTCAAAGAATGGATGGAGTGCAACTTTGTTTCCAGCTTGGTCAGCAGCTTCTGATAAAGCTTTCTTGAATTGAGATTTTGAGGAGAATCTACCTTCTCGAATATAACCTGAAGGAAAGTAGAAATAAGAGTGCACTACTATCAAAACTCTAATGTTATGGTATGGATTCAAGTTTTGGTAGTTTGTGCCAATGACTCAATGCAGTGTAGTGTTAACATAGTAGTGAAATGGGCAATAAGGTATTTGATCAACACTTTCTTTTGAGCATAGGTCAGATAGTGGAGAAAAGAAACTCAATTTCAATAAAGAACCAGGTACTGTACTTGAAGGATAAGCACGGTCGGCTAGCAACCCgggtagaaaagaaaaaaaatcggATGTACAAATTGGAGTTGAGCATCCTACAGAAAAGGTGTTTGAAACGTGTGGACAATGAAAGCGGTGCGGGATATGTTCGGAACGGTGTGATGGAGAAAGAGTCCGGTAAGCAAATTAAAGCAATGCGatttgaaaatgaaagagaagagaCAACCAATTTTGTCGAAGAGGTTGAAGAAGAAGCAATGTTGTTGATGATGGGATGTAGCTCGAGGGATAAGCACAAACAAGTGGAGAAGTCAGCAAGAAGGTTGAGTGTCATAAATTAGTCCAGTAGCATGGAGCGGTCGTCAAGACGTGCAAATAGATCGGAAAGCTTAACAAAGAGTGTGGAGATCTCAGACAGCTCGATGGAGCATGTGGAGAGCTTTATGGAGCATGAGGCCAACTTAGTTAGCTCGGTGGAAAGTCTGGATA
Coding sequences:
- the LOC114165462 gene encoding uncharacterized protein LOC114165462, which codes for MEATQSGSLILDFCLLLGNQVLVLFDSGASHSFISHDCVKKLGLSTYDLGCELIVSKPASGQVSTNSTCVGCSMEVEGRVVVPESEGIKLISTHRALKEIEEGATCFMIVAHGEKKNLEEYIRSIPVVDDYADVFPDEIPELPPSRDIDFSIDLIPRAGPVSAAPYRM